A single genomic interval of Planctomycetota bacterium harbors:
- a CDS encoding tetratricopeptide repeat protein, which yields MRTVAPEPLLLGLALAGLAFAGQPAPKAEGPAQPPPKQAQPAGPEDAFEQLVLRVQADPGAATEKEVLDLLADGLRLGRCHAASVAAKVYLAQNFRVSPALLRLAAETAMFAGDFRTAASRYKAVATANVPPDEASQAAAALYTILADFLDAPDDLYQFMIAHGEKLRSQPAARKFDTWLLDQARRRRDYATAARWLSLVYADQLPVEQERLHFAEYLDWLLREIVRGQDDQFAALPYCKKLLALIRDDRRRPLLYAIHVANLEFKAGAAGKDKAALDNAFAPVAAAARAYLDAFPSANTVKEIVHAFTDGGAADRFDGNAWNRQFAPKSSFFVQAFERLPDPERQALLEWRLPQSGPVAPWLANAEQWADLGAKHADLFRRTPAIRHLPFVTRPATRDLYKKQAQFLQGVPSRAAAVINAMAASDDLLQAIEHLVRNESWHLQPKDALELFEAELWPAHKALAEKAGAKLPADARDRAIAHLGAELAKTPGILDPRAAEAFLESAWECGTGTNREDKAKMLEHIAALQWVPFDRRDRKEIFARLHARFRTWADWVRREARAKAPQIASELTKQIVPIEEAIRRAADQAGPDASRAPSPLCQVFALTVAAEQNRNQAEFLKQARALYPLLKDCEAKKTPFGRAALLQVMANKPPANGQADGFDKLAFQTEALADLLTQYDPATPNAWVEELCDAAVRVQPDRSFGRVPAPFRNRTLALNAVFEKALLDLLAKDKFAPALFEMFRGTRVGDNWTAKDRGDAVLVALIEKRALERSSYRPHEAVRSATCSLQWLVRNEFPRLNDKYPVERFFDDLFVEEAARTKVLDWRYWDFGLDEKKKIVNAAARLLQTHDTLPPLGEPGGMSRAEFWNWHARALGAEPQIRDAMAARIEAAFGKTRFDTYAMGRSWFATAAPPATEAGRKEFFSRLAAYCDKVRSAPERLSPPFLGQMEKLVDPKTLSKAELDTLLSIFPSTWLRTGAACVPTVWPERWGFETLASIVAQAAIAQGRPADLYPLVPHLWKIAGDTRSSTLQHDLARLAAQLVEPPAAEPGAQASDMSDLGLLLASVGLDLLKTDLLEDTRSTLAALRSKTLSRVGSVIPVKRDDRRYPLYAAQVAFLSGRQPSAWELALGHRQVLLSMVRELDPAFTIWLIGKYTEAGEHDAAEALARQMIQWFDAVTDGIAPETRARLLLAYAGIALGRGEFPKARALFERVATAKEFEATPAQADAEIHVAEVDRLTRRFDEATRRLERLTHAKDRALQAEAFYQLALVRFDQEEYREALAEIEQVLARTPDHALARILQGRTLVRLRKLEEPTEIQVGTATQRRFIVPGKPLKVNLEDHNLAVVGSAAHIEIRAWTDSGDEEVFALAPFGDSKTKFVGQIPTELAPVAKGDGRLQLLGDDTVRYDYSEAFKKAHNIAMAAPQALRVATDGELLASSGRILSKEEREARALEEMIRQRLGDKDEPEPQAALSTVRAANQIKPGNKINIRVVDPDRSVTAAKDTLSVRISTTSGDAIPAFTLTETDTHSGVFEGAVPTTSGQPTAFASDSQDGADPNFAISPRKTAGQDVAEYPSWVALPDGVAPKFYSIDLNDNVALGTMTLLANVPGRKLKSFLVQTSLNGRDFATRGQWPGDYKPWDGSLRLEFVRFGAPAGAAQGAPPTSLADFTQYLDTGYLRSQAPRVALAPKAFAARWDASLEGQAQALGLTDDGPGSAYVAHLYGAFYLPQRKARTLELDTKEKTQNIRYLLTVDGQPGDTPTHVRRSLAKGVHRVDLYVAASRKTEPAFELLVDSEEPPFLRPAPPEMFDVLKNPQVAASLQLESAKVSASQDNAAFQVTFPAGTRARVIRLALTSFETDAPAIHRITLTNAAGDTVLPTREDFATLRRNQVLEIVPGDRVTVTYDDPRALTEGQEAHEATLTATFSNATLSACFVEFDGEGAARRPRYIPMRRFKPGDRINVFIQDPDCDTTEKPDTVTFTAKTPAGKAVEMPALETAPHSGIFVGALFPVGGPPQRDTELQVAPGDDVTIAYLDRENTDPGIPWERTCLVEQTVFEPPQLRIYEVASRALTEPELQAAATPPPGPPTAATQPQAAGAGANGTQEFVPATRAMTATWPEQASADASAAGPMQTKPASVLIHGPIIVEVLFPYIAQSPESKATIYVQTASGRKALGAEAQGPYDVRAPGTLRLEARPANATVASVAPPPGYQSVAVKANPFAGDALEDGRFTFAVPTELAKVPERSLVTEDPEAQEKPALAIRGGDEILVGLEYKDPAGQTKWQVARATLQADAFFDILDPRCKEIIDGVFVGEGLCFRVMDPARDTTDDKDTVAVEVETASGAKQKLELAETFTHSGVFKATARVVFRDDKAEAKEPGALLVSYGDRITAAYARPGGQERIERAVTVHKGSDGDVVPFTKQFADPRMAVQTQFAMAEAYFELAKRHRELGQEDLARDEIAQGKKLLEEAIRDFPDTEARAQADYLLADLALEFAGETKDEEARKKHYAEAITRFTDIVATYPDSPYAPKAQYKKALAFEKMGMIDQACEEYVKLSYRYPDNELVAETIARLGQYFLSKGKELRAQVAPDATAVEREKIEMRAREMYKTAAQVFGRLAVRFPTHRLAGRTLVLSAQCYMQAEEYPKAIEVFRAVTLDAKLEPELLAEAMYWWGDCYTKQKDSVNAYRVLKRLTWDYPASKWAKFARGRLTEDALIQAGEADEKKK from the coding sequence ATGAGAACCGTCGCGCCCGAGCCGCTCCTTCTGGGGCTAGCACTGGCTGGGCTGGCGTTCGCCGGCCAGCCCGCCCCCAAGGCCGAAGGCCCCGCCCAGCCTCCTCCCAAGCAAGCGCAACCCGCAGGCCCGGAAGACGCCTTCGAGCAACTCGTCCTGCGGGTTCAAGCCGATCCCGGGGCGGCCACTGAGAAGGAGGTGCTCGACCTCCTTGCCGACGGCCTGCGCCTGGGCCGTTGCCACGCGGCCTCGGTGGCAGCCAAGGTGTATCTCGCTCAGAACTTCCGCGTTTCGCCTGCTTTGCTGCGCCTCGCGGCGGAGACGGCCATGTTCGCCGGCGACTTCCGCACAGCGGCCTCGCGCTATAAGGCGGTCGCCACCGCCAACGTACCCCCCGACGAGGCCTCGCAGGCCGCCGCTGCTCTGTACACGATCCTGGCCGACTTTCTCGACGCGCCCGACGATCTCTATCAGTTCATGATTGCCCACGGCGAGAAGCTCCGCAGCCAGCCGGCCGCGCGCAAGTTCGACACCTGGCTCCTGGACCAGGCCCGCCGCCGCCGCGACTACGCGACCGCGGCCCGCTGGCTCAGCCTCGTCTATGCCGACCAACTCCCCGTCGAGCAAGAACGGCTTCACTTCGCCGAGTACCTCGACTGGCTCCTGCGCGAGATTGTGAGGGGCCAGGACGACCAGTTCGCCGCCCTCCCCTACTGCAAAAAGCTGCTCGCCCTCATCCGCGACGACCGCCGTCGGCCCCTGCTCTACGCCATCCACGTCGCCAACCTCGAGTTCAAGGCCGGCGCCGCGGGGAAAGACAAGGCGGCCCTCGACAACGCCTTCGCCCCTGTAGCCGCCGCTGCCAGGGCCTATCTCGACGCATTCCCCTCGGCCAACACCGTCAAGGAGATCGTCCACGCCTTCACCGACGGCGGCGCCGCGGACCGCTTCGATGGCAATGCCTGGAATCGCCAGTTCGCGCCTAAGAGCAGCTTCTTCGTCCAGGCCTTCGAGAGGCTGCCGGATCCCGAGCGGCAGGCCCTGCTCGAGTGGCGTCTGCCCCAGAGCGGCCCCGTCGCCCCCTGGCTCGCCAATGCGGAGCAGTGGGCCGACCTGGGAGCCAAGCATGCGGACCTCTTCCGTCGGACGCCCGCCATCCGCCACCTGCCCTTCGTCACCCGTCCCGCCACCCGCGACCTCTACAAGAAGCAGGCTCAGTTCCTCCAGGGCGTGCCCTCGCGCGCAGCCGCTGTCATCAACGCGATGGCCGCAAGTGACGATCTTCTCCAGGCGATCGAGCATCTTGTACGCAATGAGTCCTGGCATCTGCAACCGAAGGACGCCCTCGAGTTGTTCGAGGCCGAGCTCTGGCCCGCCCACAAGGCTCTTGCCGAGAAAGCCGGCGCCAAGCTCCCCGCCGATGCCCGCGACAGGGCCATCGCCCATCTCGGAGCCGAGCTTGCCAAGACCCCAGGAATCCTAGACCCCCGCGCAGCCGAGGCGTTCCTCGAGAGCGCCTGGGAGTGTGGCACTGGAACCAACCGTGAAGACAAGGCGAAGATGCTCGAGCACATCGCCGCGCTCCAGTGGGTGCCCTTCGACCGCCGCGACCGCAAGGAGATCTTCGCCAGACTGCATGCGCGCTTCCGCACCTGGGCAGACTGGGTCCGCCGCGAGGCCCGCGCGAAGGCCCCCCAGATCGCTTCCGAGCTGACCAAGCAGATTGTGCCCATCGAGGAGGCCATCCGCCGCGCAGCCGACCAAGCCGGGCCTGATGCATCCAGGGCACCTAGCCCGCTCTGCCAGGTTTTCGCGCTCACAGTGGCCGCCGAGCAGAATCGGAATCAGGCGGAGTTCCTCAAGCAGGCCCGCGCCCTGTATCCCTTGCTGAAGGATTGCGAGGCCAAGAAGACGCCCTTCGGGCGCGCCGCCCTCCTCCAGGTCATGGCCAACAAGCCGCCCGCCAACGGGCAGGCCGATGGCTTCGACAAGCTCGCCTTCCAGACCGAGGCGCTCGCAGACCTGCTCACGCAGTACGACCCCGCGACGCCGAACGCCTGGGTCGAGGAGCTATGCGACGCAGCCGTGCGCGTGCAGCCCGATCGCAGCTTCGGCCGCGTCCCCGCCCCGTTTCGCAACCGCACGCTGGCACTCAACGCCGTCTTCGAGAAGGCCCTCCTCGATCTCCTCGCCAAGGACAAGTTCGCTCCGGCCCTCTTCGAGATGTTCCGGGGCACCCGCGTCGGCGACAACTGGACTGCGAAGGATCGCGGCGACGCCGTGCTTGTGGCGCTCATAGAGAAGAGGGCACTCGAGCGCTCTTCCTACCGGCCCCACGAGGCGGTGCGCAGCGCCACGTGCAGTCTCCAGTGGCTCGTCCGCAACGAGTTCCCGCGCCTGAACGACAAGTACCCAGTCGAACGCTTTTTCGACGACCTCTTCGTCGAGGAGGCTGCCCGGACGAAGGTCCTCGACTGGCGTTACTGGGATTTCGGGCTCGACGAGAAGAAGAAGATCGTGAATGCCGCGGCGCGGCTGCTCCAGACGCACGACACCCTGCCTCCCCTGGGCGAGCCCGGCGGCATGTCGCGCGCGGAGTTCTGGAACTGGCACGCGCGTGCCCTGGGCGCCGAGCCACAGATACGCGACGCCATGGCCGCGCGCATCGAAGCCGCCTTTGGCAAGACACGCTTCGACACCTACGCCATGGGCCGCTCCTGGTTCGCCACGGCGGCCCCCCCCGCTACCGAGGCCGGCCGCAAGGAGTTCTTCAGCCGTCTCGCCGCCTACTGCGACAAGGTGCGCAGCGCCCCCGAGCGCCTCTCGCCGCCCTTCCTCGGCCAGATGGAGAAACTGGTGGACCCCAAGACCCTCTCCAAGGCCGAACTCGACACGCTCCTGAGCATCTTCCCCTCCACCTGGCTGCGCACCGGCGCCGCGTGCGTGCCCACCGTGTGGCCCGAGCGCTGGGGCTTCGAGACCCTGGCCTCGATCGTCGCGCAGGCGGCGATCGCCCAGGGGCGGCCCGCCGACCTCTACCCACTGGTCCCGCACTTGTGGAAGATCGCCGGGGACACTCGCAGTTCCACGCTTCAACATGATCTCGCCCGTCTGGCGGCGCAACTGGTGGAGCCGCCCGCTGCCGAGCCGGGCGCGCAGGCCAGCGACATGAGCGACCTGGGACTCCTCCTGGCAAGCGTGGGGCTGGACTTGCTGAAGACCGACCTGCTGGAGGACACGCGCAGCACGCTGGCCGCCCTGCGGTCGAAAACCCTCTCCCGGGTGGGGAGCGTTATCCCGGTCAAGCGTGACGACCGCCGTTACCCCCTCTACGCGGCCCAGGTCGCGTTCCTCTCCGGCCGCCAACCCAGCGCCTGGGAGCTTGCCCTGGGCCACAGGCAAGTCCTTCTCTCGATGGTTCGCGAGCTCGACCCTGCTTTCACCATCTGGCTCATCGGCAAGTACACCGAAGCCGGCGAGCACGACGCGGCCGAGGCCCTGGCTCGTCAGATGATCCAGTGGTTCGACGCCGTAACCGACGGCATTGCCCCCGAGACCCGCGCACGCCTGCTGCTCGCCTATGCCGGCATTGCGCTGGGCCGCGGCGAGTTTCCCAAGGCGCGGGCCCTCTTCGAGCGGGTGGCCACGGCCAAGGAGTTCGAGGCCACGCCGGCCCAAGCCGACGCGGAGATCCACGTGGCCGAGGTGGACCGCCTGACCCGCCGCTTCGATGAGGCCACCCGCCGCCTCGAACGCCTCACGCACGCGAAAGACCGCGCGTTGCAGGCCGAGGCGTTCTATCAACTCGCCCTCGTGCGATTCGACCAGGAAGAGTACCGCGAGGCCCTCGCCGAGATCGAGCAGGTGCTGGCGCGCACACCCGATCACGCGCTGGCCCGCATCCTGCAAGGGCGCACGCTGGTCCGGCTGCGCAAACTCGAGGAACCCACCGAGATCCAGGTGGGCACCGCCACGCAGCGCCGCTTCATCGTCCCCGGCAAGCCTCTCAAGGTGAATCTCGAGGACCACAACCTGGCCGTCGTAGGCTCCGCCGCACACATCGAGATCCGGGCCTGGACGGACTCGGGCGACGAGGAGGTGTTCGCTCTCGCACCGTTCGGCGACTCCAAGACGAAGTTCGTCGGTCAGATCCCGACCGAGCTGGCCCCCGTGGCCAAGGGCGATGGCCGGCTCCAGCTCCTGGGCGACGACACGGTGCGCTACGACTACTCCGAGGCATTCAAGAAGGCCCACAATATCGCGATGGCGGCACCGCAGGCCCTGCGCGTGGCGACCGACGGCGAACTGCTCGCTTCCTCAGGCAGGATCCTGTCGAAAGAGGAACGCGAGGCCCGCGCACTGGAGGAGATGATCCGGCAACGCCTCGGAGACAAGGACGAGCCCGAGCCGCAGGCGGCCCTTAGCACGGTACGCGCCGCCAACCAGATCAAGCCAGGCAACAAGATCAACATCCGTGTCGTGGACCCCGACCGCAGCGTCACCGCGGCCAAAGACACCCTCTCCGTGCGAATCTCCACGACGAGCGGAGACGCCATCCCAGCCTTCACGCTAACGGAGACAGACACCCACAGCGGCGTCTTCGAGGGCGCCGTGCCCACCACCTCGGGCCAGCCGACAGCCTTCGCCTCGGACTCCCAGGATGGCGCGGACCCGAACTTCGCGATCTCTCCCCGAAAGACCGCGGGCCAGGACGTGGCGGAGTACCCGTCCTGGGTGGCTCTGCCCGACGGCGTGGCGCCGAAGTTCTACAGCATTGACCTCAACGACAACGTGGCCTTGGGCACCATGACCCTGCTGGCCAATGTGCCGGGGCGCAAGCTCAAGAGCTTCCTTGTCCAGACCTCGTTGAACGGCAGGGATTTCGCCACCCGTGGGCAATGGCCCGGCGACTACAAGCCATGGGATGGCTCGCTGCGCCTTGAGTTCGTCCGGTTCGGCGCGCCCGCCGGCGCGGCTCAGGGCGCGCCGCCCACCTCGCTCGCCGACTTCACCCAGTACCTCGACACCGGCTACCTCCGCAGCCAAGCGCCCAGGGTCGCCCTTGCGCCGAAGGCCTTCGCCGCCAGGTGGGATGCGTCGCTGGAGGGCCAGGCCCAGGCCCTCGGCCTGACCGATGACGGCCCGGGGAGCGCGTACGTAGCCCACCTGTACGGCGCCTTCTACCTGCCGCAGCGCAAGGCCCGCACCCTGGAGCTCGACACGAAGGAGAAGACGCAGAACATCCGCTATCTCCTCACTGTGGACGGACAGCCAGGCGACACCCCCACCCACGTGCGGCGCTCCCTCGCCAAGGGCGTGCACCGCGTGGACCTGTACGTGGCCGCGAGCCGCAAGACCGAGCCTGCCTTCGAGCTACTCGTGGACAGCGAGGAGCCGCCGTTCCTCAGACCGGCGCCTCCCGAGATGTTCGATGTGTTGAAGAACCCGCAGGTTGCCGCCAGCCTTCAGCTCGAGTCGGCCAAGGTGTCGGCCTCGCAGGACAACGCCGCCTTCCAGGTGACCTTCCCTGCTGGGACACGCGCCCGGGTGATCCGTCTTGCGCTCACGAGCTTCGAGACCGATGCGCCGGCCATCCATCGGATCACACTCACCAATGCGGCCGGCGACACGGTGCTGCCCACACGCGAGGACTTCGCCACACTGCGCCGCAATCAGGTGCTCGAGATCGTCCCCGGGGACCGCGTGACCGTGACTTATGATGACCCTCGAGCCCTCACCGAGGGCCAGGAGGCGCACGAGGCCACCCTCACGGCCACCTTCAGCAATGCCACGCTGAGCGCCTGTTTCGTCGAGTTCGACGGCGAGGGAGCGGCTCGGCGACCTCGGTACATCCCCATGCGCCGGTTTAAGCCGGGAGACCGGATCAACGTCTTCATCCAGGACCCCGACTGCGACACCACGGAGAAGCCCGACACGGTGACCTTCACGGCGAAGACACCGGCAGGGAAAGCCGTGGAGATGCCGGCGCTCGAAACGGCACCTCACTCGGGAATCTTCGTGGGGGCGCTCTTCCCCGTCGGCGGGCCGCCGCAACGCGACACCGAGCTCCAGGTGGCGCCCGGTGACGACGTGACCATTGCCTACCTCGACCGCGAGAACACCGATCCTGGCATCCCGTGGGAGCGCACCTGCCTCGTCGAGCAGACCGTGTTCGAGCCCCCCCAGTTGCGGATCTACGAGGTGGCGTCGCGAGCGCTGACGGAGCCGGAGTTGCAGGCCGCTGCCACGCCCCCCCCAGGACCGCCGACCGCGGCGACGCAACCGCAGGCGGCGGGGGCTGGCGCAAACGGGACCCAGGAGTTCGTGCCCGCGACACGCGCGATGACGGCCACCTGGCCCGAGCAGGCGTCGGCCGACGCCTCTGCCGCCGGACCGATGCAGACCAAGCCGGCCTCGGTGCTCATCCATGGGCCAATCATCGTCGAGGTGCTGTTTCCCTACATCGCGCAGTCGCCCGAGAGCAAGGCGACAATCTACGTGCAGACCGCCTCGGGCCGCAAGGCCCTGGGCGCCGAGGCGCAAGGCCCCTACGACGTGCGGGCGCCGGGCACGCTCAGGCTCGAGGCCCGGCCCGCCAACGCCACGGTGGCCTCCGTGGCTCCGCCGCCAGGCTACCAGAGCGTGGCCGTCAAGGCGAACCCCTTCGCCGGCGATGCCCTGGAGGATGGGCGGTTCACGTTCGCCGTGCCCACGGAGCTTGCGAAGGTGCCAGAGCGGTCCCTCGTCACCGAAGACCCCGAGGCCCAGGAAAAGCCTGCCCTCGCAATCAGGGGGGGTGACGAGATACTCGTCGGCCTGGAGTACAAGGACCCGGCCGGCCAGACCAAGTGGCAGGTGGCCCGCGCCACGCTGCAAGCGGATGCTTTCTTCGACATTCTGGACCCGCGGTGCAAGGAGATCATCGATGGGGTCTTCGTGGGCGAGGGTTTGTGCTTCCGCGTGATGGACCCCGCTCGGGACACGACGGATGATAAGGACACCGTGGCCGTCGAGGTCGAGACGGCCTCCGGGGCGAAGCAGAAGCTTGAGCTGGCGGAGACCTTCACCCACTCGGGCGTCTTCAAAGCCACCGCCAGAGTGGTCTTCCGTGACGATAAGGCAGAGGCCAAGGAACCCGGGGCGCTCCTGGTTTCCTATGGAGATCGCATCACGGCCGCCTACGCGCGCCCTGGCGGTCAGGAGCGGATCGAGCGGGCCGTGACCGTGCACAAGGGCAGCGACGGCGACGTGGTGCCGTTCACCAAGCAGTTCGCCGACCCCCGGATGGCGGTCCAGACGCAGTTCGCCATGGCGGAGGCCTACTTTGAGCTGGCCAAGCGCCATCGGGAGCTGGGCCAGGAGGACCTCGCCCGCGACGAGATCGCCCAGGGCAAGAAGCTTCTGGAGGAGGCCATCCGCGACTTCCCCGACACCGAGGCCCGCGCGCAGGCGGACTACCTGTTGGCCGACCTCGCCCTCGAGTTCGCCGGCGAGACGAAGGATGAGGAGGCCAGGAAGAAGCACTACGCCGAGGCCATAACGCGCTTCACCGACATCGTGGCGACTTACCCCGACAGCCCCTACGCGCCGAAGGCCCAGTACAAGAAGGCCCTCGCCTTCGAGAAGATGGGCATGATTGACCAGGCCTGCGAGGAGTACGTCAAGCTGTCGTACCGCTACCCCGACAACGAACTGGTCGCGGAGACCATCGCGCGTCTGGGGCAGTACTTCCTGTCGAAGGGCAAGGAGCTGCGCGCTCAGGTCGCGCCTGACGCCACGGCCGTCGAGCGCGAGAAGATCGAGATGCGGGCGCGCGAGATGTACAAGACAGCCGCACAGGTGTTCGGCCGGCTGGCCGTGCGGTTCCCCACCCACCGCCTTGCCGGGCGCACCCTGGTGCTCAGCGCCCAGTGCTACATGCAGGCTGAGGAGTATCCCAAGGCCATCGAGGTCTTCAGGGCCGTCACGCTGGACGCCAAGCTGGAGCCGGAGCTGCTCGCCGAGGCCATGTACTGGTGGGGCGACTGCTACACGAAGCAGAAGGATTCGGTGAACGCCTACCGGGTGCTCAAGCGCCTGACCTGGGACTATCCAGCGAGCAAGTGGGCCAAGTTCGCCCGCGGCCGCCTCACCGAGGACGCCCTGATCCAGGCGGGCGAAGCCGATGAGAAGAAGAAGTAG
- a CDS encoding tetratricopeptide repeat protein, translating into MLRVSLRLRHSFLALALALLAPWSNALAGALAAPRPKAAPAAATKAGTKGEGASNTAEEDDLAARRLLKRAQDLLLARETERAVKMLEAIADQYPNSPVRFDAWLALGKHHLEAHDQAAAIAALRRLNDLKKPDEELSGAAKELYLEGLYLTGVAYFQTRQYAAAFPILRKITANYPNTLWANQAYHHIGLCHFAQGNWNKAIQALSLVGTFVDPNSPAVEYAEAGRRFFVKVQDTDLPILHRLGKPIQVQLSTTHGDKETIPCTPLAPDQGIFIASIPTDLASPKPGDGTLQVTGGDSITATYLDENTQEGHRGVAREKVVRVVSTAQLRFTLGTYESRANAAFLGQPLTVLLQDADHDTSPQADTVTVRILSRYRETSDQPAPAEGLGAAVAAAGIAGADEDTRPVVRDEVVLTLTELGEPPVHTGRFGATVAIQPAREGQPIDKADQILSCLVGDEIVATYVDDLHIAGSTPREVTAQLKVVGEIDSRPRATQNVVPDPLLKTKKELVEATAYLELAKIFKSMGLTQGAKEKSSQGIERVDAILSLEAPIPSALREEAFKLKWELYIAQDDFPNAIATCRLFHRLYPNSPFVDQALMGIAAIRVDQNDLPQAMAVYRQILALPHSQAKAEAQFRLAQCLEAQAAAAPRREGAPTGPSEAAIQQYKLCADRYPDSPFAGQALAKLVDYHVEAKDYARAEDLLTQIFQDYPDGDFLDSMLLKWVIVAYRMNDMPKAYNKCSQLLFEYPASPHAAKAKEILPRIEAKIKGAAEETDDRKAD; encoded by the coding sequence GTGCTCCGAGTATCGCTCCGCCTCCGCCACTCATTCCTCGCGCTGGCCCTCGCCCTGCTCGCCCCCTGGAGCAACGCGCTGGCCGGAGCCCTCGCCGCTCCCCGCCCCAAGGCCGCACCCGCAGCGGCCACGAAGGCGGGCACGAAGGGCGAGGGCGCCTCCAACACAGCCGAGGAGGATGACCTCGCGGCCCGGCGGCTTCTCAAGCGCGCGCAGGATCTCCTCCTCGCGCGCGAGACGGAGCGCGCGGTCAAGATGCTCGAGGCCATCGCCGACCAGTACCCCAACAGCCCCGTGCGCTTCGACGCCTGGCTCGCCCTCGGCAAGCACCATCTGGAGGCTCACGACCAGGCGGCTGCCATCGCGGCGCTGCGCCGCCTCAACGACCTCAAGAAGCCTGACGAGGAGCTTTCGGGCGCAGCCAAGGAACTCTACCTCGAAGGCCTGTACCTCACGGGCGTGGCCTACTTCCAGACCCGCCAGTACGCCGCCGCATTTCCGATTCTCCGCAAGATCACTGCCAACTACCCCAACACGCTCTGGGCGAACCAGGCCTACCATCACATCGGCCTGTGCCACTTTGCCCAGGGCAACTGGAACAAGGCCATCCAGGCCCTCAGCCTGGTCGGCACCTTCGTGGACCCCAACAGCCCGGCCGTCGAGTATGCCGAGGCCGGCCGCAGGTTCTTCGTGAAGGTGCAGGACACCGATCTGCCCATCCTGCACCGCCTCGGCAAGCCGATCCAAGTCCAGCTCTCCACCACCCACGGCGACAAAGAGACCATTCCCTGCACCCCGCTGGCTCCCGACCAGGGCATCTTCATCGCCTCCATCCCCACCGACCTCGCCTCCCCCAAGCCCGGCGATGGGACGCTTCAGGTCACCGGCGGCGATTCCATCACGGCCACCTACCTCGATGAGAACACGCAAGAGGGCCACCGGGGAGTCGCGCGCGAAAAGGTCGTGCGCGTGGTCTCCACGGCTCAGCTCCGCTTCACGCTCGGCACCTATGAGTCGCGAGCCAACGCAGCTTTCCTCGGGCAACCGCTGACGGTGCTGCTGCAGGATGCCGACCACGACACCTCGCCTCAGGCCGACACGGTGACCGTCCGCATCCTCTCGCGGTACCGCGAGACAAGCGACCAGCCGGCCCCCGCCGAGGGGCTGGGCGCGGCCGTCGCCGCGGCGGGCATCGCCGGGGCGGACGAGGACACCCGCCCCGTCGTCCGCGACGAAGTGGTGCTCACCCTCACCGAGCTCGGCGAGCCGCCGGTCCACACGGGCCGCTTCGGCGCCACCGTTGCCATCCAGCCCGCGCGCGAAGGCCAGCCGATTGACAAGGCAGACCAGATCCTCTCCTGCCTCGTCGGCGACGAGATCGTGGCCACCTATGTAGACGATCTCCACATCGCCGGCTCCACCCCCCGCGAAGTCACCGCCCAGCTCAAGGTTGTCGGCGAGATCGATAGCCGGCCCAGAGCCACCCAGAACGTCGTGCCGGACCCCCTCCTCAAGACCAAGAAGGAGCTGGTCGAGGCCACCGCTTATCTGGAACTGGCCAAGATATTCAAGAGCATGGGCCTCACCCAGGGCGCCAAGGAGAAGAGCAGCCAGGGGATCGAACGGGTGGACGCCATCCTGAGCCTCGAGGCCCCCATCCCCAGCGCGCTCCGCGAGGAAGCCTTCAAGCTCAAGTGGGAGCTGTACATCGCCCAGGACGATTTTCCCAACGCCATCGCCACCTGCCGCCTCTTCCATCGCCTCTACCCTAACAGCCCCTTCGTGGACCAGGCTCTCATGGGCATCGCCGCCATCCGAGTCGACCAGAACGACCTTCCCCAGGCAATGGCCGTCTATCGCCAGATACTCGCCCTGCCGCACTCGCAGGCCAAGGCAGAGGCCCAGTTCCGCCTGGCCCAGTGCCTCGAAGCCCAGGCCGCAGCCGCGCCGCGCCGAGAGGGGGCGCCCACAGGCCCCTCCGAGGCCGCTATCCAGCAGTACAAGCTCTGCGCCGACCGCTACCCCGACAGCCCCTTCGCCGGCCAGGCCCTCGCCAAGCTCGTGGACTACCACGTGGAGGCAAAGGACTATGCCCGTGCCGAGGATCTTCTGACGCAGATCTTCCAGGACTACCCCGACGGCGACTTCCTCGACAGCATGCTCCTCAAGTGGGTCATCGTGGCCTACCGGATGAACGACATGCCTAAGGCCTACAACAAGTGCTCCCAGCTCCTCTTCGAGTACCCCGCGAGCCCCCATGCCGCCAAAGCCAAAGAGATCCTCCCCAGGATCGAGGCGAAGATCAAAGGGGCCGCCGAGGAGACCGACGACAGGAAGGCAGACTGA